From Streptomyces sp. NBC_00683, one genomic window encodes:
- a CDS encoding roadblock/LC7 domain-containing protein: protein MTLNNYSQPDQAAWYLKPITEIKGVLHALTMTRDGMVQATSENLGRDDAEGIGAMTSAFYAAARAATNTALGQPENTPLVTATTQNEHGIYMVMPAGDNTLIAAAGTDDMPMGVVAGAMARQAMKLGQQSMSVPARAQDGLS from the coding sequence GTGACGCTCAACAACTACAGCCAGCCCGATCAGGCCGCCTGGTACCTGAAACCCATCACCGAGATCAAGGGCGTTCTGCATGCCCTGACGATGACCCGCGACGGCATGGTCCAGGCCACCTCGGAGAATCTGGGGCGGGACGACGCGGAAGGCATAGGCGCGATGACGTCCGCTTTCTACGCTGCGGCCCGGGCTGCCACCAATACGGCCCTGGGCCAGCCGGAGAACACACCGCTCGTCACCGCGACCACGCAGAACGAGCACGGCATCTATATGGTCATGCCGGCCGGGGACAACACTCTGATCGCGGCTGCGGGCACTGACGACATGCCCATGGGTGTGGTTGCGGGCGCCATGGCCCGCCAGGCCATGAAGCTCGGCCAGCAGAGTATGTCCGTTCCGGCCCGCGCCCAGG
- a CDS encoding ATP-binding protein — translation MRDAEGRALTAAKERKSAETHADEVEAYAADFRDEVRHLVSARLPALALNLISSHHPVPGLLHENFAGSDDGLLLDSVLEHVSVSLLKERRRVDAAARAALRGTNQDAQALSYRLQTEIDELQHEFSAPQSLTSRLLQADHLNEQLLRLLQKSAVAYGAWPGHVRKDTYVTEIIGGASSRLRGFERIQIISRLRSSDIGVVGRAAEPIAMACAELMANALEHSRDDLMVEVSVIQTGNGNVCITFDDSGTGMTAEATIRGTRLLSGDQQEVMLTELGDPPSQGFAAVGRLVADYGFAVSINHQSAYGGVRAVLSIPPNLLTSMNEEAKPPSAMAPLPASAPQVRKRSVPAQPASSEPSRSPAAAADAAPELPQRNRRTAAVSATEDVAPRYRPQDPRRAQDTWNDFQEGLASGRATTDSEETP, via the coding sequence ATGCGAGATGCCGAAGGGCGTGCGCTGACGGCAGCGAAGGAAAGGAAATCCGCTGAGACCCACGCCGACGAGGTCGAAGCCTATGCGGCCGATTTCCGCGACGAGGTACGTCACCTCGTCTCCGCGCGGCTGCCCGCGCTGGCACTGAATCTGATCAGTTCGCACCATCCCGTTCCTGGCCTGCTGCACGAGAACTTCGCCGGTTCCGACGACGGGCTTCTCCTGGACTCCGTACTCGAGCACGTATCCGTCAGTCTGCTCAAGGAACGACGCCGTGTGGACGCTGCCGCCCGGGCTGCCCTGCGAGGTACGAACCAGGACGCGCAGGCGCTCTCCTACCGTCTGCAGACGGAGATCGACGAGCTGCAGCACGAGTTCAGCGCTCCGCAGAGCCTGACCAGCAGGCTGCTCCAGGCGGACCACCTCAACGAGCAGCTTCTGCGGCTCCTGCAGAAATCCGCCGTGGCGTACGGGGCCTGGCCGGGGCACGTCCGCAAGGACACGTACGTGACCGAGATCATCGGTGGTGCTTCCTCGCGACTGCGCGGCTTCGAACGCATCCAGATCATCTCCCGGCTCCGGTCCTCCGACATCGGCGTCGTCGGACGTGCCGCCGAGCCCATCGCGATGGCCTGCGCGGAGCTGATGGCCAATGCGCTGGAGCATTCACGCGACGACCTGATGGTGGAGGTCAGCGTGATCCAGACCGGGAACGGCAACGTGTGCATCACGTTCGACGACTCGGGCACCGGTATGACCGCGGAGGCGACCATCCGCGGGACGCGCCTGCTGTCGGGAGACCAGCAGGAAGTGATGCTCACCGAGCTCGGTGACCCACCGTCGCAGGGCTTTGCCGCGGTCGGCCGGCTGGTGGCCGACTACGGCTTCGCCGTCTCCATCAATCACCAATCCGCCTACGGAGGGGTGCGTGCCGTGCTGTCGATTCCGCCGAACCTGCTCACCTCGATGAACGAGGAGGCGAAGCCCCCTTCCGCGATGGCTCCGTTGCCCGCCTCGGCACCCCAGGTCCGCAAGCGCTCCGTCCCTGCCCAGCCCGCATCCTCCGAGCCGAGCCGCAGCCCGGCCGCTGCTGCTGACGCCGCGCCAGAACTGCCTCAGCGCAACAGGCGCACCGCTGCGGTATCAGCCACCGAGGATGTCGCTCCCCGGTACCGGCCCCAGGATCCTCGCCGTGCCCAGGACACCTGGAACGACTTCCAGGAGGGGCTGGCCAGCGGCCGAGCAACCACCGATTCGGAGGAAACACCGTGA
- a CDS encoding DUF998 domain-containing protein: protein MRRSVPWWALFSSVCAPILLVGGWAISAVLHGRDYDPASRTISTLAARGADGYWVMTSALVALGACHVITACGLRSAASPGRVALAGGGVSAMLLVLFPAPSSGGSLDHGAVVAVGFSLLAVWPILAVRRAPGQRRASERRPTGTPPDRSAPWGLRPGPSFMATVLMWIGGVWFLMALFAHDTAGAAERVLTFAQSFWPLVVVLSCVRQTDRDEEQGGGPAGVLRR, encoded by the coding sequence ATGCGCCGGTCTGTCCCCTGGTGGGCCCTTTTCTCCTCGGTGTGCGCTCCGATTCTGCTGGTCGGCGGCTGGGCGATCTCGGCCGTGCTCCACGGGCGCGACTACGATCCCGCCTCGCGAACGATCAGCACCCTTGCCGCCAGGGGTGCTGACGGGTACTGGGTGATGACCTCGGCCCTGGTGGCCTTGGGCGCCTGCCACGTGATCACCGCCTGCGGGCTGCGGTCCGCAGCATCCCCCGGACGTGTGGCGCTGGCCGGCGGCGGAGTGTCGGCGATGTTGCTGGTCCTGTTTCCGGCGCCGAGCAGCGGGGGCTCGCTGGACCATGGCGCGGTGGTGGCGGTCGGCTTCTCGCTTCTCGCCGTGTGGCCGATTCTGGCGGTGCGGCGAGCCCCGGGCCAACGCCGTGCGAGCGAGCGGCGTCCGACCGGCACGCCACCGGACCGGAGCGCGCCGTGGGGTCTGCGCCCAGGTCCCTCGTTCATGGCGACCGTGCTGATGTGGATCGGCGGTGTCTGGTTCTTGATGGCACTGTTCGCCCACGACACGGCTGGAGCCGCCGAGCGCGTCCTGACCTTCGCGCAGTCGTTCTGGCCGCTCGTGGTGGTCCTCTCCTGCGTACGACAGACCGATCGCGACGAGGAGCAGGGCGGAGGCCCTGCGGGCGTGCTCCGCCGTTGA
- a CDS encoding gamma-aminobutyraldehyde dehydrogenase, translated as MSTTFRNYIDGALADASDGRTLDVVDPATGDVYATSPLSGAADVDAAMAAAAAAFPVWRDTTPSVRQRALLKIADAMEARADELVAAESRDTGKPLHLTLSEELAPAIDQVRFFAGAARLLEGRSAGEYMEGLTSIIRREPVGVCAQVAPWNYPLLMAVWKFAPALAAGNAVVLKPSDTTPASTVLMAEIIGGVLDELDLPRGIFNVVCGDRETGRLMVEHPTPAMASITGSVRAGIQVAQSAAKDVKRVHLELGGKAPAVIFEDADLAKAVEDLVVGGFFNAGQDCTAATRILVHESVHDEFVTALAKAAADTKTGLPDDEDVLFGPLNNAGQLAQVSGFIERLPEHAKVEAGGHRVGDKGYFYAPTVVSGLEQDDEIIQNEVFGPVMTVQSFTDEAQALEYANGVEYALASSVWTKDHARAMRMSKNLDFGCVWINTHMALVAEMPHGGFKKSGYGKDLSAYGFEDYTRIKHVMTSL; from the coding sequence ATGAGCACCACGTTCCGCAACTACATCGACGGTGCGCTCGCCGATGCCTCTGACGGTCGCACGCTCGATGTGGTGGACCCCGCCACCGGCGACGTCTACGCGACCTCACCGCTCTCGGGGGCGGCAGACGTCGACGCGGCGATGGCCGCCGCAGCCGCGGCATTCCCCGTCTGGCGCGACACCACACCGTCCGTGCGACAGCGCGCACTGCTGAAGATCGCCGACGCGATGGAGGCACGGGCCGACGAGCTGGTCGCCGCCGAGAGCCGGGACACCGGCAAGCCGCTCCACCTCACCCTCAGCGAGGAACTCGCCCCCGCCATCGACCAGGTCCGTTTCTTCGCGGGCGCGGCGCGGCTGCTGGAGGGCCGCTCGGCCGGCGAGTACATGGAGGGCCTGACCTCCATCATCCGCCGTGAGCCGGTCGGTGTGTGCGCCCAGGTCGCGCCGTGGAACTACCCCCTGCTGATGGCGGTGTGGAAGTTCGCCCCCGCGCTCGCGGCCGGCAACGCGGTGGTGCTCAAGCCCTCGGACACCACCCCGGCGTCCACGGTGCTGATGGCCGAGATCATCGGCGGTGTCCTCGACGAGCTGGACCTGCCCCGCGGAATCTTCAACGTGGTCTGCGGCGACCGCGAGACCGGCCGCCTGATGGTGGAGCACCCCACGCCCGCGATGGCCTCGATCACCGGCTCGGTACGCGCCGGCATCCAGGTCGCCCAGAGCGCCGCCAAGGACGTCAAGCGCGTCCACCTGGAGCTCGGCGGCAAGGCCCCGGCGGTGATCTTCGAGGACGCCGACCTGGCGAAGGCGGTCGAGGACCTGGTGGTGGGCGGATTCTTCAACGCCGGCCAGGACTGCACGGCCGCGACCCGCATCCTGGTCCACGAGTCCGTCCACGACGAGTTCGTCACCGCGCTCGCCAAGGCGGCCGCCGACACGAAGACCGGCCTGCCGGACGACGAGGACGTGCTGTTCGGCCCGCTCAACAACGCGGGCCAGCTGGCGCAGGTCAGCGGGTTCATCGAGCGGCTCCCCGAGCACGCCAAGGTGGAGGCGGGCGGCCACCGGGTCGGCGACAAGGGCTACTTCTACGCCCCGACCGTCGTCTCCGGCCTCGAGCAGGACGACGAGATCATCCAGAACGAGGTCTTCGGTCCCGTCATGACCGTCCAGTCGTTCACGGACGAGGCCCAGGCGCTCGAGTACGCCAACGGCGTCGAGTACGCGCTGGCCTCCTCGGTGTGGACCAAGGACCACGCCCGCGCGATGCGGATGTCCAAGAACCTCGACTTCGGCTGCGTGTGGATCAACACCCACATGGCGCTCGTCGCCGAGATGCCGCACGGCGGGTTCAAGAAGTCCGGCTACGGCAAGGACCTCTCGGCGTACGGCTTCGAGGACTACACCCGGATCAAGCACGTCATGACGTCGCTCTGA
- a CDS encoding nuclear transport factor 2 family protein, with product MSTTTVQEIRAAADALVAAFAEGRLDDYFGAFAPDATFVFHTTPERLGSTAEYRALWQRWVEQDGFRILGCTSSAQLIQHFGDTAVFSHDVETRVATEAGEETVQERETIVFTRADEGRWTAVHEHLSARTAV from the coding sequence ATGAGCACCACCACCGTCCAGGAAATCCGGGCCGCCGCCGACGCGCTCGTCGCGGCCTTCGCCGAGGGCCGTCTCGACGACTACTTCGGCGCCTTCGCCCCGGACGCGACCTTCGTCTTCCACACCACCCCGGAGCGGCTCGGCTCCACGGCCGAGTACCGCGCGCTCTGGCAGCGGTGGGTGGAGCAGGACGGCTTCCGCATCCTCGGCTGTACCTCGTCCGCACAGCTGATCCAGCACTTCGGCGACACGGCCGTCTTCAGCCACGACGTGGAGACCCGGGTCGCCACCGAGGCCGGCGAGGAGACGGTCCAGGAGCGGGAGACGATCGTCTTCACCCGCGCCGACGAAGGCCGCTGGACCGCCGTCCACGAGCACCTGTCCGCCCGTACCGCCGTCTGA
- a CDS encoding purine-cytosine permease family protein: MTTSITEIETYGVERIPDKDRTARPIDLFRLAFGGANTFATCVLGAFPILFGLSFWQGLAATVLGLVAGALLLAPMALFGPANGTNNAVSSSAHLGVHGRVVGSFLSLLTAIAFFSISVWSSGDALVGGAHRLVDLPESDVTYGIAYAIFAGLVLVVCIYGFRFMLLVNKIAVLAASALFVLGAFAFAGDFDPGYAGAFASTADPLFWPSFIGAALIVLSNPVSFGAFLGDWSRYIPAGAPRRRVMGAAFLAQIATLLPFLFGLATASIIASKAAKYVDPAAPNYVGGLLAISPGWYFLPLCLIALIGGLSTGTTALYGTGLDFSSVFTRFSRVQATFFIGALSIAFIFVGRFALNLAQSISTFATLIITCTAPWMIVMALGYVTRRGWYDAEALQVFNRRQRGGRYWFTNGWNWRGMATWLVSAVVALLFTNLPGQFVGPLGNLANGTDISLPVGLVLATVLHLALLAAFPEPRAVYGPAGPRFVRASDASVPPITGGDEETVTEPAAAH; the protein is encoded by the coding sequence GTGACGACCTCGATCACCGAAATCGAGACCTATGGTGTCGAGAGGATCCCGGACAAGGACCGCACGGCCCGCCCGATCGATCTGTTCCGGCTCGCCTTCGGCGGTGCCAACACCTTCGCGACCTGTGTGCTGGGCGCCTTCCCGATCCTCTTCGGCCTCTCCTTCTGGCAGGGTCTCGCGGCGACCGTCCTCGGCCTCGTCGCGGGTGCGCTGCTGCTGGCCCCCATGGCACTGTTCGGCCCCGCCAACGGCACGAACAACGCCGTCTCCTCCTCCGCGCACCTGGGCGTGCACGGCCGGGTCGTCGGCTCGTTCCTCTCCCTGCTCACCGCCATAGCCTTCTTCTCGATCTCGGTGTGGTCCTCCGGCGACGCGCTCGTCGGCGGCGCGCACCGGCTCGTCGACCTCCCCGAGTCGGACGTCACCTACGGCATCGCGTACGCGATCTTCGCCGGGCTCGTCCTCGTGGTCTGCATCTACGGCTTCCGGTTCATGCTGCTGGTCAACAAGATCGCGGTGCTCGCGGCGTCGGCCCTCTTCGTGCTCGGTGCCTTCGCCTTCGCGGGCGACTTCGACCCCGGGTACGCGGGGGCCTTCGCCTCCACCGCCGACCCGCTGTTCTGGCCGTCGTTCATCGGCGCCGCGCTGATCGTGCTGTCCAACCCGGTCTCCTTCGGCGCCTTCCTCGGTGACTGGTCCCGCTACATCCCGGCCGGGGCCCCGCGCCGCCGGGTGATGGGGGCCGCCTTCCTCGCCCAGATCGCCACCCTGCTGCCCTTCCTCTTCGGCCTGGCCACCGCGTCGATCATCGCGTCGAAGGCCGCGAAGTACGTCGACCCGGCCGCCCCCAACTACGTGGGCGGACTGCTCGCGATCTCGCCCGGCTGGTACTTCCTGCCGCTCTGCCTGATCGCCCTGATCGGCGGCCTCTCCACCGGCACGACGGCCCTCTACGGCACGGGCCTCGACTTCTCCAGCGTCTTCACGCGCTTCAGCCGCGTCCAGGCGACCTTCTTCATCGGCGCCCTGTCCATCGCGTTCATCTTCGTCGGCCGCTTCGCGCTCAACCTCGCCCAGTCCATCTCCACCTTCGCCACGCTGATCATCACCTGCACCGCACCGTGGATGATCGTCATGGCGCTCGGGTACGTCACCCGGCGCGGCTGGTACGACGCCGAGGCGCTGCAGGTCTTCAACCGCCGCCAGCGCGGCGGCCGCTACTGGTTCACGAACGGCTGGAACTGGCGCGGGATGGCCACGTGGCTCGTCTCCGCCGTCGTGGCCCTCCTCTTCACCAACCTGCCCGGCCAGTTCGTCGGCCCGCTCGGCAACCTCGCCAACGGCACGGACATCTCGCTGCCGGTCGGCCTCGTCCTCGCGACCGTGCTCCACCTCGCCCTGCTCGCAGCGTTCCCCGAGCCGCGCGCCGTCTACGGACCGGCCGGCCCCCGCTTCGTCCGGGCGTCGGACGCCTCCGTGCCGCCGATCACCGGCGGCGACGAGGAGACCGTCACGGAGCCCGCAGCGGCCCACTGA
- a CDS encoding PucR family transcriptional regulator, translating to MASNKLTVEDLLSFPALQLTVKAGGDGLGRSVSWAHAIELADPTPWLLGAEMIMTTGLAVPRTAAGQRAYLERLDDAGVSALALSAQLHMPPLHDAFFRAAEERGFPVLEVPLSVPFIAVAQEVAASVQEDARHRLGAQLQVFGSLRWLVAEGLDTPTLLRRLERLSGYDVYLCTPQGRPLLPGVPTPDPGVLPASVDAPPTIPGGFVLPVPAPGGPAGFLVAYERQGAQPAGIAVVQHIATVAALRLAMVRNERETLRREGAETLAELLQEVLDPEAARRRLARHAIEGDTVLLVVRHTTDEALLLCLEDHPHLLLTWGEDRYVLGAPELAAAVGELPGVAAGMSRPFLPGAALKVAQREALWAVSKAAESGRPVVRYGDDSTGRWLPDDPAVLTALVEHVLGEVLRYDEAHDSQLLVSARTWMERDRRTETAAAALHIHPNTLAYRLRRFGTLARRDLASTGALAEVWLAIQAAGALGLTD from the coding sequence GTGGCCAGCAACAAACTCACCGTCGAGGATCTGCTCTCCTTCCCCGCACTCCAGCTCACCGTGAAGGCCGGCGGCGACGGTCTGGGCCGGTCCGTGTCCTGGGCGCACGCCATCGAGCTCGCCGATCCGACACCCTGGCTCCTGGGCGCCGAGATGATCATGACGACGGGTCTGGCGGTGCCCCGTACCGCGGCCGGGCAGCGCGCCTACCTGGAGCGGCTGGACGATGCCGGGGTGTCCGCACTCGCGCTCTCCGCACAGCTGCACATGCCCCCGCTGCACGACGCGTTCTTCCGCGCGGCCGAGGAGCGGGGCTTCCCGGTCCTCGAAGTGCCGCTCTCCGTGCCGTTCATCGCTGTCGCCCAGGAGGTGGCGGCCTCGGTCCAGGAGGACGCCAGGCACCGGCTGGGCGCACAGCTCCAGGTGTTCGGCTCGCTGCGCTGGCTGGTCGCCGAAGGCCTGGACACTCCGACACTCCTGCGCCGCCTGGAACGCCTGTCGGGTTACGACGTCTACCTGTGCACGCCGCAGGGCCGTCCGCTCCTGCCCGGCGTCCCCACCCCGGATCCCGGAGTCCTGCCCGCCTCCGTCGACGCCCCACCGACGATCCCCGGCGGATTCGTCCTCCCGGTTCCCGCGCCCGGCGGCCCGGCGGGCTTCCTCGTCGCGTACGAGCGTCAGGGCGCCCAGCCCGCGGGCATCGCCGTCGTCCAGCACATCGCCACCGTGGCGGCGCTGCGGCTGGCGATGGTGCGCAACGAGCGCGAGACCCTGCGCCGCGAGGGCGCGGAGACGCTGGCCGAACTGCTGCAGGAGGTGCTCGACCCGGAGGCGGCGCGCCGCCGGCTCGCCCGGCACGCGATCGAGGGCGACACCGTGCTCCTCGTGGTGCGCCACACCACGGACGAGGCGCTGCTGCTCTGCCTGGAGGACCATCCCCATCTGCTGCTCACCTGGGGCGAGGACCGATACGTGCTGGGAGCGCCGGAGCTGGCGGCAGCCGTCGGTGAGCTGCCGGGCGTGGCGGCCGGGATGAGCCGCCCCTTTCTGCCGGGCGCCGCGCTGAAGGTCGCCCAGCGCGAGGCGCTCTGGGCGGTCTCCAAGGCCGCGGAGTCCGGCCGCCCCGTCGTCCGGTACGGCGACGACTCGACCGGCCGGTGGCTGCCCGACGACCCCGCCGTCCTGACCGCACTCGTCGAGCATGTACTCGGCGAGGTCCTGCGCTACGACGAGGCCCACGACTCGCAGTTGCTGGTGTCCGCACGCACCTGGATGGAACGCGACCGCCGCACGGAGACGGCTGCGGCTGCGCTCCACATCCACCCGAACACCCTCGCCTACCGCCTGCGCCGCTTCGGCACACTCGCCCGGCGCGACCTGGCGTCGACGGGCGCCCTGGCCGAGGTCTGGCTGGCGATCCAGGCAGCGGGAGCGCTCGGCCTCACCGACTGA
- a CDS encoding adenosine kinase has translation MNTETDVLVLGGAGVDTIVYVPELPLPYADSYMVRPGIETRAGQTGDFVALGVSALGLRTHHLDMIGDDHAGDLVRALHRDRGIALTEVPLPGGTKRAVNLVGPDGRRLSLYDDSRSREEDRLPPATVRALAARSRHAHVSITYPCAFALPELREGGVSISTDLHNWDGANPYHEAFAHEADIVFLSTTALTDTEGTMRRTAERGRAGAVVATAGAEGAYLLVDGELSHIPAVTPPGPVVDSNGAGDAFAAGYLLGHLTGEPPLRCGLYGAVAGAHACTVPATRADPIGRAELLARVAEYEAAA, from the coding sequence ATGAACACCGAGACCGACGTGCTCGTCCTCGGAGGCGCGGGTGTGGACACGATCGTGTACGTCCCCGAGCTGCCTCTGCCCTACGCCGACAGCTACATGGTGCGGCCGGGGATCGAGACGCGGGCGGGGCAGACCGGGGACTTCGTCGCTCTCGGGGTGAGCGCGCTCGGCCTGCGGACCCACCACCTCGACATGATCGGCGACGACCACGCGGGCGACCTGGTGCGCGCTCTGCACAGGGACCGGGGCATCGCACTGACCGAAGTACCCCTGCCCGGCGGCACCAAGCGGGCGGTCAATCTCGTCGGCCCCGACGGACGGCGGCTGTCCCTGTACGACGACAGCCGCTCGCGGGAGGAGGACCGGCTGCCGCCGGCGACGGTCCGGGCCCTGGCCGCGAGGAGCCGCCACGCCCACGTCTCCATCACCTACCCGTGCGCCTTCGCCCTCCCCGAGCTGCGGGAGGGCGGCGTGAGCATCTCGACCGACCTGCACAACTGGGACGGTGCAAACCCCTACCACGAGGCCTTCGCCCACGAGGCGGACATCGTCTTCCTGTCCACCACCGCCCTGACGGACACGGAAGGGACCATGCGCCGGACGGCGGAGCGCGGCCGGGCCGGCGCGGTCGTCGCGACGGCCGGGGCCGAGGGCGCGTACCTGCTGGTCGACGGGGAGCTGAGCCACATCCCCGCCGTCACACCCCCCGGACCCGTGGTGGACTCCAACGGTGCCGGCGACGCCTTCGCGGCCGGCTATCTCCTCGGCCATCTGACCGGCGAGCCGCCCCTGCGGTGCGGCCTCTACGGCGCGGTCGCCGGAGCCCACGCGTGCACCGTACCGGCGACGCGGGCCGACCCCATCGGCCGGGCCGAACTCCTCGCCCGGGTCGCCGAGTACGAGGCCGCGGCGTGA
- a CDS encoding GMC family oxidoreductase, protein MPAESQAQDEFDYVVVGGGTAGAVVAARLSEDPSVTVCVLEAGPSDVGDDNILRLDRWMGLLESGYDWDYPVEPQDNGNSFMRHARAKVLGGCSSHNSCIAFWAPAEDLDEWAALGCTGWSAADCYPLYRRLETNDAPGDHHGRNGPVTIRTIPPNDPCGAALLEACAAAGIPTTPFNTGTTVVRGAHWFQINARADGTRSSASVSYLHPILGRRPNLEVRTGLQAKRLILDAEQRCTGVEYLAPDLIHTRTVGARREVVVSCGSIDGPKLLMLSGIGPAEHLRETGVEVRVDSPAVGAHLQDHPEGVIMWEALQPMVTTSTQWWEIGIFADTESGLDRPDLMFHYGSVPFDMNTYRRGYPTSENAFCLTPNVTRARSMGTVRLRTRDFRDKPRVDPRYFTDEHDVRVMTHGLRLARDIVSRAPMASWAGTELAPGADARTDEELLDYIRRTHNTVYHPAGTVRMGATDDPEAVLDPRLRVKGVRGLRVADASVMPFLPAVNPCITTMMIGEKCADMIKEDQG, encoded by the coding sequence ATGCCGGCTGAGAGCCAAGCGCAGGACGAGTTCGACTACGTGGTGGTCGGCGGGGGCACGGCCGGCGCGGTCGTCGCGGCCCGGCTGTCCGAGGACCCGTCCGTCACCGTCTGCGTACTGGAGGCCGGTCCCTCCGACGTCGGCGACGACAACATCCTGCGGCTCGACCGGTGGATGGGGCTGCTGGAATCCGGCTACGACTGGGACTACCCGGTGGAGCCGCAGGACAACGGCAACAGCTTCATGCGGCACGCACGCGCCAAGGTCCTCGGCGGCTGCTCGTCCCACAACTCCTGCATCGCCTTCTGGGCGCCGGCCGAGGACCTGGACGAATGGGCCGCCCTCGGGTGCACGGGCTGGAGCGCCGCGGACTGCTATCCGCTCTACCGGCGGCTGGAGACCAACGACGCGCCCGGCGACCACCACGGGCGCAACGGCCCGGTGACCATCCGCACGATCCCGCCGAACGACCCGTGCGGAGCAGCCCTGTTGGAGGCATGCGCGGCGGCCGGAATCCCCACCACGCCGTTCAACACCGGTACGACGGTCGTCCGCGGGGCACACTGGTTCCAGATCAACGCCCGCGCCGACGGGACGCGTTCGTCCGCGTCCGTCTCCTACCTGCACCCGATTCTCGGCCGGCGTCCCAACCTGGAAGTACGCACAGGACTACAGGCCAAGCGCCTGATCCTGGACGCCGAACAACGGTGCACCGGCGTCGAGTACCTGGCACCCGACCTCATCCATACGCGAACCGTCGGCGCGCGGAGAGAAGTCGTCGTGTCCTGCGGCTCCATCGACGGGCCGAAGCTGCTGATGCTGTCCGGGATCGGCCCGGCGGAGCACCTGCGTGAGACCGGGGTGGAGGTACGCGTCGACTCGCCGGCGGTCGGCGCCCACCTCCAGGACCACCCCGAGGGGGTGATCATGTGGGAGGCGCTGCAGCCCATGGTCACCACGTCCACCCAGTGGTGGGAGATCGGCATCTTCGCCGACACCGAATCCGGCCTCGACCGCCCGGACCTGATGTTCCACTACGGGTCCGTGCCCTTCGACATGAACACCTACCGGCGCGGATACCCGACCTCCGAGAACGCCTTCTGTCTCACGCCCAACGTCACCCGCGCCCGTTCGATGGGCACGGTCCGGCTGCGCACCCGTGACTTCCGGGACAAGCCACGGGTCGACCCGCGCTACTTCACCGACGAGCACGACGTACGGGTGATGACCCACGGGCTGCGGCTCGCCCGGGACATCGTCTCCCGGGCGCCGATGGCCTCCTGGGCGGGCACGGAACTGGCGCCCGGGGCCGACGCCCGGACCGACGAGGAGCTGCTCGACTACATCCGCCGGACCCACAACACGGTCTACCACCCGGCGGGCACGGTACGGATGGGTGCCACCGACGACCCCGAGGCCGTCCTCGATCCGCGGCTGCGTGTGAAGGGTGTGCGGGGTCTGCGGGTGGCCGACGCGTCCGTGATGCCGTTCCTGCCCGCGGTCAACCCGTGCATCACGACGATGATGATCGGGGAGAAGTGCGCGGACATGATCAAGGAGGACCAGGGCTGA